CTATAACTATAACTAAATAAGGTAGTTTTTCCAATTGATTACTTTTCTGCTTTTCGTTATATCCTTTGATATCTCTTACTTGATTATCAGAAAACAAACTATAACGTCTTTCCATTTCTCTTACTGCCCAATTCAAAGCAGCACTTGCTTTTTTGGAATCAGTAACAACTGGAATTGCAAGATGCGGAATTTTATTATATATTTTAAGTTCTACTACTTTTGGATCAATTAAAATCATTTTTACATCTTCTGGAGAAGATTTATATATAATACTCATTATTAAAGTATTAATACAAACCGATTTTCCAGATCCCGTTGCTCCTGCAATTAACATATGAGGCATTTTATCAATTGAAGAAACAATTATTTCACCCGATATAGTTTTTCCTAAAGCCATAGGCATTTTCGAATCACATTCTTGATATTCTTTAGAAGATAATATTTCTTTTAAGGATACATTCTCTTTAAGAGTATTGGCAACTTCAATTCCTATAACTGACTTACCCGGAATAGGAGCTTCAATTCTAATGTCTGGAGATGCTAATGCCAATGATAAATCATCAGATAAATTTACAATTTTATTAACTTTAACACCCATATCTGGTTGTAATTCAAAACAAGTTACTGTTGGACCTTTATTAATCCTTACAACTTTTGCACCAACACCAAAACTTTTTAATGTTGCTTCAATTTTTTTGGCTCTTTGTTTTAACGTTTGTTCTGATTCTGTTTCTTTTGTTTTACTTCCTCTTAATAAACTTAAAGGTGGTATTTTATATTCGACTTTTTTTACCTCAAAATTAGATATAGCTATGTCTAAATTATTAGACCCATCTTGAGAATTTTTTATTTTTTCTTTATTATTCTCTATATCGTCATTGGGAAATAAATTAAAACTATCTAACAATTCATCTTTTTCAATTTCATCAATTTTTGTTTCTATATTATTGTTAATATTATCATTATGATCTAAAACTATAATTTCATTATCTTCTTCATTATCAACATTTTCAACAATTTCTAAAACTTCATTATTGGGACTAATTTTCTTTATATCTCTTTTTTCTTTATAGTTTGAATACTTTTCTTTAATTTTTTCTATCAACTTTAAATTATAATTTTTAACGATTTTTAAAAAATCAATAAAACTGATATCCAAAAAAGATAATATTAAAAATAACCCTATTATGAAAGTAAAAATATATAGACCTATTGTTCCAATCATAGCGTTATAAATGAAGCCAAAAATGGCTCCTATATATCCACTACCTTTCGGTACAGTATTTTTTGCCACAGACATTTTAACCGAGAAATTTGTGGAAGAATTATTTGCTAAATCAACAATTGCCATATAATTAGATAATAACAATAATCCTAAAAAACTTATATTTCTATTTTTTTTATTTAATTTCCCTAACAGTATAACAACATATATCATTTCCATTAAAAATAAAAATAGAAAATATGTGCCACCAAATAAGCCCTGAAAAATATTTTTTATAATATTTCCTAAAAACCCTGTATTAGCAAAAAAAGAAAAAATAATAAAAAAAGAATTTAACAAAAATAATACTAAAACAGTATTTTTAAAAACTTTATCTTCTTTACTATAATTTATTTTTTTTGTTTTTGATCTTGTTTTCCTCTTTTTCTCCATCTTTTCTCCTACTAATAACCAGTATGTCCAAATCCGCCATTATTTCTATCAGTATCAGATAGTTCTTCTACAAGTTTAAAGTCAACACGTTCATATTTAGTAATAATCATTTGAGCTATTCTATCATTATTTTTTATAACATAATCTTGATTAGATATATTAACTATAAGAACTTTTAACTCTCCTCTATAGTCGCTATCTATTGTGCCAACACCATTAGCCATTGTAATACCATGTTTTAAACTCATCCCACTTCTAGCCCTAATTTGGCCTTCGTATCCTAATGGAATTTCTATATATATTCCAGTAGGAACTGCAATTCTTTGCATAGGTTTTATAATCAAATCTTCATCTAAATTTGCTCTTAAATCAAAACCTGAAGAGCCATCCGTAGCATAAGATGGATTTTCATTTTTACTTCTATTTATAATTTTAATTTCCATTAAATAATCCTCCAAATATACAATTTTAACAGTTATAGTATAACAAATTTATTGTATTTAAGCAAACTACTTAATATCATTTTTTTCCATTTTTTCCAAGTAATAATCATCGCTTATTTTTATAAATCTAGCTGTTACATCTAGTATTTCAGGTAAAAATTTATAATCACTTTTTATTTTATACTTTGAGAATAAGACTCCTTCAATATAAAAATCAAATTTTTTATTCTCGGAATTATTAACTATTACTCCTTGTACTTTGGGTATCTTATTGGTTACTATTATTTCACTTGTACTATTAATTTTAACATTACTATAAATATCAACATTTTTATTAAAATCAAGATATAATTTATTTTTAACGTCTATATTTATAATGCTGTACTTATAATCCTTTATAAAATCAGAACTTTCTACTAGAAACAAGTTTATAAAATCATCTCTTGAACAATTTTTAAAATCATCTATATCACATAAATTTATATCTAAATTATCAACAGTAACCTGCTTTAAATCCAAATAACTTCTTAACAATTTTTTATACTGCTCATTATACACAAAATAAATTTTATCTTTATAATCATATATTCTTAAATCATCAGTATAAGTATTTTGTATCTCCTGAGTAAATATTCTATTATATAATTTAGAATAATCTTTATTTAAATCAAAGTAAAAATCATTATTTAACAATTTAGTATTTTCGTCAATATAATTTTTTACTTGTTCATCAAATATATAATTCTCTATTCTATTTTTATCTACAAATTTATATTCAATTAATTCATTATAATTTTTTACTTCAAAAAAAATTTCGTATTGACTTACATTATATTTTTTTGATTTATTACTCTTATCGTAAAAATTCAGATTTTTCTTTATACGCTTACTTGTTAATGTTATTTCATAGGTATCAAAATTATTCTGAAAATTTGTAATATTATTCACATTTAATAAATCTTTAAAATTTATTTTTACATTAAAATTTTCCCTATTATTTAATTTACTATTAACGAAATTTAAAGTAGCTTTAGTATTTAAAATTTCCTCTAAACTAATTTCATTTATTTTTTTAGAAATTAAATTTTCTTTCGAAATCTTATGATTATTAGTAAAAATAGTTCTATAATATATTGAAAAAAATACAACTAATACTAAAGAAAATATCAACAAAACAACTGGCATAATATACGACTTACGTTTCATATCAATTTCCTCCTGACAAGTAATTAAATTTTGAATTTTTTAAAAAGATATATTTTGAATATTCTTTACCATTAAATGAGACCTTTATAACTAAGTAATTATCAATTCTTTCCACTAAAAAAAAATCTAAATCATTTATCAACAAATTACTTCCATAGTATGTAGAATTTAAAATGTCTTTAGATATTCTACGTATTTCGTACTTACTACCATATTTTATTATTTTATATGTAATTTTATTTATTTTAGAAACCGTATGTCTATTATTTTCACTCAAAAAAGAATTATATCTATATCTTTTCAGCTCTATTTCATCTGAAGTTACTTTAGTCTCTAATGAATCAGAAATTTCTTTTTCTATATAATTCATTGCGTAATTAATTTGTTCTAATTTCGAATAATTTTTTCTTTGATTTAAGTTTAAAAAATAAGTACCATAAAAAATATGAATACAACATATAATAATTATACTTGAAACTACTATTGTTATCAGAAGTTCTAATAATGTAAATGATCTTCTATTATTTTGATACATAAAATTCATATATCTTCTCCACATTATCTTTTTGATAAATCTTTATATTATAAAGTTCTCCAAAATCAGAAACTTTAACTTCAAATTTTTCTGAATTGACATTCTCTAAAATAGTTTTATTATTTTTGATATTACTCTTTATAAGTACAATAGTAGTTTCAATTTCTGATAATTCATCAATTTCCTTAATATTAGCTTTTTGAATTTGTAAAAAATTATTAATTCCTGATAATATATACAGACTTATTATAGATAGAACAAAAACCGCAAAAATACATTCAACTAATGTAAATGCTTTATTTTTTAAATAATTATTTTTCATTTTTTATCACATTAACAAATCCTGTTACAGGTCTAATCCTAATTTCAAAATTTTGTTTATCATATGAGAATTTAAAAGTCTTTCCCACACTTGGAATACCGTTAGTGTTAATTTCTAATTCAATATCATTTAAGATATTTAAATGTTTACAATAAATTTTTTTAAATACAAATTCTCCTGATGATATTTCAAATGTTTCTTTTGTTGAATCTGATTTCAATTTAACAATTTTATTATTTTCTATAGAAAAGACTTTTGCATTTTCTATACTTTCTGCTATTAAGTATAATTCCTCATTGGCAATTGTTTTTTTATTATTTACAAAATTTACTCTAACAACCATTACCATTACAGAAATTATAGCTAAACAAACTACCAATTCTATAAGCGTAAATGACTTTCTTTTAATCATCTTTCTCTACAGGTGGTGTTACTACTACATCTCTATTTTTTATTTCTACTTTATAAGCTGTTCCTTTTATAGACTTTGGCAATTTAGGAATTTCTTTTATGTATTTTTTATTTACTAATTCCTCAGTAATATCTCTATCAGATTCTACTTTTTCCTCTGTTAAATACCTAAGTCCAGCCACTTCTAAAACCTTAACATTTGCTGAATGAGCAGTCTTATCAGCCTTAACTCTTGAATTGTTATATCTAGGAACTGCTATTAAAATAAGGATAGCAAGTATTGCTATAACAACTAAAAGTTCAATCAATGTAAAAGCCTTTTTCTTTACATTATTCATAAAACTAATCCTCCTAAATAAATAATATTTTAATAAGCCCCCCACCCTTCCACGATGCTTTACATCGGGTGGGTTCCCGTGAACCTTGTTATTTCTAAATTAAAAAATTGCAAGAAAAATCCTGCAATTTTTTAATTTGACCAATTTCCGTTAGTAAATACAGGAATTTCTTCTCCAGATTCTGTTATTCCAATTATGTTTAATGTTTCATCTCCAACCATAAAATCGACATGAACTAAACTATCGTTAGCACCTCTTTCTTTTAGTTCTTCTTCAGTCATCTTTTCTCCATCCTTTAAACAAGTAGGATAAGCTCTACCTAATGCTAAATGACAAGATGCATTTTCATCATATAGAGTTTCAAAAAACATTGTATTTGTATTTGAAATAGGTGAGTCAAAAGGAACTAAAGCAACTTCCCCTAAAGATAAAGCGCCTTCATCTGTTTCTAATAAAGATTTTAATACTTCATAACCTTTTTTTGCCTCATAATTAATAACTTTTCCATTTTCAAATTCTAACTTAAATTCATCTATTATGTTTCCATTATAATTTAACGCCTTTGTACTATAAACAACACCGTTTATTCCATCTTTATGTGGGAGAGTAAATACTTCTTCAGTAGGCATATTAGCTGTAAAACTAATACCTTTAGCATTATATCCACTACCAGCCGCATTCCAAACATGGTTCTTTGGTAATTCTATTGTTAAATTAGTACCTTTCTTACTAGAATATTTTAAATATTTGAACTGTTTTTCATTTAAATATTTTGCTCTTCTACTTAATTCACTAATATGTTCTTCCCAATCTTTAATTGAATCTCCTTCTCCTATTCTTGAAGTATAGAAAATCAAATCCCAAAGTTTTTCAACTGCATCTCCTTCTGAAAGATTAGGAAAAACAACTTTTGCCCAAGCTGGAGTAGGCGCTCCCACAACACACCAAGAATTTTTATCTGCCATAAGAGAAGTTGAAAAGTATTTCATAGCCTTAGAGTTTGCAACACTATTTGCTTTAATTTTCTCAATATCTAATCCATCAAACTTATTTGGATCATCGCCTACTACAGAAATAAAAACAGCATTACTGTCAATATAATCTGTATATTGATCTACTGTCCATTGCTTTACCTCAGAAAGCGTTTCAATACTTGCATATTCAAATTTACGTCTTGTAATAATGTCATCTCTCCAAATAACATTAACATCTCCAGCTCCAGCTTTATAAGCTTCTTCTGTTAAAGAACGAACAAGCTCTTTTGCTTCAATATTTGCTCTAATAACAACTAGTTGACCTTTTTGTACATTTGTTCCAACTTTAATAATTGTTTCAGAGTATTTCTTAAGTTTTTCTTTAAAGTCCATAACCTTCTCCTTATATTATATTATAAGTTAATTATACACTATTTTATTAAAAATGCAAACCTTAACAAAACTTTTTATTTTATAAGATATTTTATTAAATCTATAATTAGAATGCCATTAATAATTAAATTACATATTAAATGGGCTGTCATTGATACATAAATATTTCTTGTTTTTATATATGAAATACTAAATGGAAATGCCCATATCATACATAAGAAAATTCCCCACCACGTTAAAGAATGTTCTAAAGCATATAAGAACATAGATAATAGAGATGTTATTATTAATATCTTACTATTTTTAAAAGAAATTAAATTTTTTCTAAAAAATGTTTCCTCAATAATTGGTGGAAAAATAATTGTTGAAAAAGAGAATAATATTAGTTTTAACCAATTATCAGCTCTCAATAAAATCATACCTTTATTAATATTAGGAAATATATTTTCTAAAATAATAGTAAAGTAAAATGCAATAGAAATTAATACTACTGTTAAAATTACTTGTATAAAAAATTTTTTGCCACTCTTGATAGCATTATACCACTCTTTTATAGATAAATCTTTTCTTATATAGAAATAGACAGCTAATAACAAATAAAAACAAAAATTTGTATAAATATAAAATTGTTTTTCTACAATAAAACATGACACTACAAATAAAAGCTCTATAAAGATAGGAACAAAATTATCCTTTATATATTTAGTTTCCATCACATCACCCTCTGTACAATTTTTAACTACTGACTTTATATCTAAAATAGTTTAATACTATTATATCACAAAATTAATATTACTTAATCAAAAAAATAATGGAGAAAAACTCTCCATTATTTTTACTACATTATTTTCTAGAAAATGAATTATATTTATAGAAAAATTTTTTTAATATCTCAGCTGTTAATGCGTATAGTAATGAAACGCCAAGTAAAGATATCAATACCTTAATAGGTAGAGCTATTAATCCTAAATATGAACTTATTGGGCTATATACAATCACAAATAAAACTACAGCTACCCCCATTATAGCAATCAACAATTTGTTGCTTGGCTTACTAGCAAAAACCGGCCTTGCTGTTCTAACAATAAGCATTACCACCATAGCAGAAATAATGGATTCTAATAACCATCCAGTATGAAATAACCTTTCATCGGCCTTGAAAATAAAGAGTAATAATGCAAAAGTTATATAGTCAAACACTGAAGAAATAATACCAAATAAAATCATAAACTTCTTTATAAACTTCGTATCCCATTTAACAGGACTCTTTAACCAATCTTCATCAACAGAATCTGAAGCAATTTGCAATGAAGGAAAATCTGTTAGTAGATTTGTCAAAAGAATTTGCTTAGGCAATAAAGGTAAAAAACTCAAAAACAAACTTGCTCCTGCCATTGAAAACATATTACCAAAATTTGCACTTGTGGCTACAAATATATATTTTAAAGTATTAATAAATGTCCTTCTACCTTCACTTATGCCTGATACCAACACCTTTAAACTATTTTGTAATAGTACTATAGAAGCTGCATCTTTAGCTGTATCAGCAGCGGTATTTACAGATACTCCAACGTCTGCTTGCTTTATAGCAGGAGAATCATTAATACCATCTCCCATATATCCTACTATTTCTCCTGCCTGTTTATATGCCATAATTATTTTTTCTTTTTGATTAGGACTTATTTCAGCAAAAATATCTATATCTAAAACTTTCTTGTTAAGCTGACTTATAGAATATGAATCCAGTTCTTCTCCTAATAAAATCTTTTCAGGATTAAGTCCAATTTGACTGCCTATATTTTTAGCTATAAGACTGTTATCTCCTGTAATCATTTTTAGAGAAACTCCCAATCTATTCATTTCGGCAACAACATCTTTTATATCGTCTTTTAGTGGATCCATAAATAGTAATAGACCTACAAATACCATATCTTCAGCTCTTTGATTTTTAGTTTCTATATCATCTTCTATAAATTTATAGGCAAGTCCTAAAATTCTATAACCTTGACTTGAATATTTATCAAATAAATCTAATATATGTGTCCTAACTTCTTCAATATCTCCACTACTCTTATCTGATTTTTCATAAGTTTTGCATATATTCAGTATGCTTGTTAATGCTCCTTTTGTAACCATTATATTTCTACCATCAAAATCTAGCTCAGTTTTTACAATTACACTTAAAAGCTTACTTTCAAAAGAGTAAGGTATTTCAAATATTTTTTCATATTTAGAAAAATCATTTTTATTTGCTTCTAAAATAGATTGGTCAATAGGATTCGTATATCCTTCTTGAAAATATGAATTTATGGATGCTAATTTGCTTACATTATCTGATTTTTCACCATTACAATCTAAAGCAGAATCAAGATTTACTCTTCCTTGAGTGATAGTTCCTGTTTTATCAGAACACATTACAGTCATTGAACCGAAGTTTTCAATGGCATTTAATTTCTTTACTATAACACCTTGTTCTGACATTCTCTTGGCACCTTGTGATAAGTTTACGCTTATAATAGCAGGTAGCATTTGAGGAGTTAATCCTACTGAAAGAGCTAATGCAAACATAAAAGATTCTAAAAAAGATTTATTCAGAATTATATTAAATAAGAATATAATACCAATTAATAAAGTTGTAACATGAAGTATCAAGTTACCAAAATCTCTTATGCCTTTTTCAAAGTCTGTATCAGAATCTTTTTTATTCAAAGATAAAGTAATTTTTCCAAACTCTGAATCTTTAGCTAGATTTACTATTACTGCCATACCTGATCCGCTTATGACATGAGTCCCCATCCAAAGTGAATTTTTCCTATCAGAAAGTCCCGTATTGCAAGGTAATTTTTGTATAATTTTTTCAACGGGAAAAGTTTCGCCAGTTAAACTTGATTCATCCATTGAAAGTGAATTTTCTTCTATAAGTAGACAGTCAGCTGGAATCATATCACCAGTTTTTATATTTATTATATCCCCTATTGTCAACATTGCATTGTCTATTTCTTCAAAATTCCCATCTCTTAAAACAGAAGATTTTACGCTTACAGAAGAAAGAAGTTTTTTTACTGCGTTATTAGCTTTACTTTCATGACTATAACTTAAAAATGCAGAAATCATAATAATGATTAGTATGATAATACCATCAGAATAATCTTTTAAAAACATAGATAATATTGCTGCAAAAATTAATATCATAATTATAGGACTTTTGAATTGATTTATGAATATACCTAATTTTGAAGATGATTTCTTTTCATCAAAAATATTTTGTCCATATTTATCAATTCTTTCTTCTGCTTCTTTACTTGATAATCCAGATTTATTAGTTTTTAATCGTTTTAATATATCATCTAAATCATAAGACCAGAATTCTTTCATAATATCCTCCTTGTTATATTTTAAACATATTATTAAAAAGAGTGGTGCAGTATGCTTTTAGAACAACTCTTGTCATCTTTTAAAATTAAATAATTACTATATAATGTTAAAATTAAGCTAATAAATAACATTAAAAAAAATGTAAAAAATTAAACTATAATTTTAACAAAATCAATAAAGCATCATGCTGCTCATTCTCCTAAAATGTGTGAATAACTTTGTGTATGGATTCTCTTAATCTATATAAAATATATTACTTATAAATATTTTTTAGAACAAATATTTCAAACAGTCCGTTCTAATTTATATACTATCATAGCTATCCTTAAATTTCAACTTATTTCACTAAAATTTTTAAAATACTAAGACCATTTTTATTGTAGCTGTATCACTAAAAAATTTGAGATTTGACGTCATAGACATGCAAAAAAATGGTTTGTCTATCTTTAGTCTTAACGGTGATTCTCTTACTTTTTTGAGTTTAGTAACTAAGATTAGAAAGTAAAAATTAAAAAAATTAGGGAGTACTTTTAAAGTTTACTCCCTAACCTTAGTTACTAAACTAGTATTTTATTTAACACCTGTTAATGCAACTCCATTAACATATAAAGTATATCCATTACTTATTACATTTTCAGGATTTCCATTAAATTCTGTAACATAACTATCTCCAGTTAATGTCCATGTACTAGAACTATCAAGTGTTACAGATACTTTTCCTACATCTGTTGATACTGAACTACCTTCTGCATTTGTTATTTTTCCATCTATATAACCTTCAAAAGTAGAATTATCAGATATTTCTAATGTAAGACTTGAATCGCTACCAACCTTAATTGCTCCTGTAAGTGTTTGAGAAGAGGCTTTTAATGTTGCAATATTGCTTCCTCCACTCCATCCATCAGCACATACAGATAACAAAATATTTTCTGAATCTTGATTATCAATTTTTACATCTTTTAATGTAATAATTGAATTAGTATTAGTTACATGAAATACATGTCCACTTTTACTAGTTAGACTTCCACCATTCATCGTAAATTGGCTTGTACCACTTGCAGCATCACCAGACATTGATTGGTAAATCATTATACTATCTAAAAACTTTGCATTTCCATTTCTTTTAGTGTTATTCGCAGTTAAATTAGAATTATTCAAAGTAATTGAATTTAATCCTTCAATACAAACTCCTTCTGAAAGATTTGAAGTTAAAGTTGAATTTGATACTGTAATATCAGCTGTTGAATAAATTGCAGGAGAACCTAAACCATTAGAAGTGTATGTTCCTCCATCAACAACTACGGTTCCACCACCTCTGTCAGTTCTTATTGCAGCTGATGATTGCCCGCTAGTAGTAATATCTAAGTCATAAGCATAAGTTGTACCACCACCCGTAGTCATAATACCACCGGATCCTCCACCAGTTGTTACTATCTTGGTATCACGAATAGTTACTGTAGTTCCATCACCTTCAGCACCATTATTTCCACCATTTCCTCCATAACTGAAAACTCCATTAGCACCATTTGCACTAGTATTAATAGTACCACCTGTTATAGTTGTCTTAGACCCATCTTTAACTAAAATACCTGCATTCAATCCATAGAAATTACTATTATCTCCACCATCAGAATCTCCAGATTTTGTAACTGTTGGATTATTGATTGTAACTTCTTCTGATGTTTTTATAAGCAAAGCATTCTCATCACTACTTGTACTAGAGTAAGTTTTATCTGTTTGAGTTTCACTAGAAGAAATCTCTACTGCTCCAGTATAAGTAATATCTGAACTACTTTGTCCTGGAGGACCGCCTCCTGGACCTCCACCACCATCAGGTGGAGCACCATTTTCATTTTTTACTGCCTCTTCAGTGTTGTTTGTTGATGTTTTTATATTATAGGCGTATAACCCAAAACCACAAGCTGTTGCTAATAAAATTGCAAGCAAACTTATTAATTTCTTATTTCTAAACTTTTTCATAATATTTACCTCCTTATTTTTTATGAGTTTATTATAAAGCAGTTTTATTGAAATAAGATTGAAATTTTTAATTATTTATAAAAAATTTAATAATAAGTTTAAATTTTCCATTTTTTGTTAAAACCTCTATATTTCCACCATGTTTTTCAATAATAGCTTTTGCAATAGAAAGACCTATCCCATAATGTAAATCTTCACTATTTCTAACTTCATCAACTCTATAAAATCGATCAAAGATATGATTAAGTTTTTCTTGTGGAATTTCATTACTATCATTGATTAAATTTAACTCAATAGTATTATTTTTTCTTTTTAAATTTATATTAATATTTTTTCCTGAAGAATGCCTAATCGCATTATCTAATAAGATAGATACAAGCTGTTTAAGTTGTATTTGATTTCCAATTAAATATACATCTTCGTCAATATCTATTATAAATTCTTTTCCTTTCTCAAAAGCAAAACTTTCAAAAGCTAATATTTCTCCTAAAATAATCCTAGAAAAATTTATATTTTCCATAGAAACAATCACATCTTCTGCATGTGATAAATCTAAAAGTTGTTTTATAAGAATACCCATTCGCTCATTTTCATATTTAATATTTTCAAGCCATTCATTATTACCAATTTCTCGAGAAAGTAATTCTGTATTTGTTCCTATAATTGCAACCGGGGTTTTTAATTCATGACTAGCATCGGATATAAATTGTTTCTGTTTACGATCATTTTCTTCAAGTGGTTTTATAATACGTTTTGACAATGGTAATGATAATAAAAACATTCCTATAATTGAAGTAAATCCTACAATCAAAACATATCGAAGCATAGTTCTTAATCCAGCTTCTGAAACAGTGTTATCCATAAATGCAACAAGAGTATATCCATTTTTATCTTTTACGACATAAGATAAATTACTAGTTCTTCCTGAATGTTTTTTCTCATCTAAAATGCTCTTTGCAATCTGTGTTAGTTTATCATTGTTATACAACTCTTTATTTCCATTATCTACAGAAAGTACTGAACCATTGTTTGAAATTGCAACCGAATAAAAAGTTGACAATTGATAATCTGAATTTTTATTAGGATTTTTTTCTAACTCTAAATCTTTTTTATTTCTATTTTTTTCTTTGTTATCTATGGAATAATCCTCAACATATCGTTCTAACATATCTAAATTTTTTTGTCTAATCTCTCTAAAACTAGCCAATAAAATTACTGACAAAGTTACTGCAAATAAGATAATAATTGAGCCCATAATTGATAATATTATCTTTTTTCTAGATTTACTAAACATCTTTTTCCCTCAATTCATATCCTAAACCACGAACAGCTTTAATTTCTACTTTTGAGCCTACAAATGCAAGTTTCTTTCTTGTAAATGACATATATACTTCCACATTATTATATTCAGTTTCACTTTCAAATCCCCATATTTTCACTGCAAATTGCTCTCTAGTCATAATTTGACCATTATTATTAAACATATACTCTAAAATACGCAACTCTTTTTCGCTTAATCTAACATTTTGACCTGTAGTATCACAATTTAACATTGCAGTTGCTTTATCTATAGTAAGATCTCCATATTTTAAAATATCTTCTTGAAATGAAGAAGAACGTCTCCCCAATGCACGAATCCTAGCTAATAGTTCTTTAGTTTGAAATGGTTTTGTTAAATAATCATCAGCACCGCTATCAAGCCCTTCAACTTTATCATCCAACTGACTCTTTGCTGTTAACATTAGAATTGG
Above is a genomic segment from Parvimonas micra containing:
- a CDS encoding response regulator transcription factor, whose product is MRILLAEDEKRMARALVELLKQEKYDVDHMEDGDSALMALESGIYDIAVLDVMMPEMNGFEVAKRARKNGIKTPILMLTAKSQLDDKVEGLDSGADDYLTKPFQTKELLARIRALGRRSSSFQEDILKYGDLTIDKATAMLNCDTTGQNVRLSEKELRILEYMFNNNGQIMTREQFAVKIWGFESETEYNNVEVYMSFTRKKLAFVGSKVEIKAVRGLGYELREKDV
- a CDS encoding sensor histidine kinase, which translates into the protein MFSKSRKKIILSIMGSIIILFAVTLSVILLASFREIRQKNLDMLERYVEDYSIDNKEKNRNKKDLELEKNPNKNSDYQLSTFYSVAISNNGSVLSVDNGNKELYNNDKLTQIAKSILDEKKHSGRTSNLSYVVKDKNGYTLVAFMDNTVSEAGLRTMLRYVLIVGFTSIIGMFLLSLPLSKRIIKPLEENDRKQKQFISDASHELKTPVAIIGTNTELLSREIGNNEWLENIKYENERMGILIKQLLDLSHAEDVIVSMENINFSRIILGEILAFESFAFEKGKEFIIDIDEDVYLIGNQIQLKQLVSILLDNAIRHSSGKNININLKRKNNTIELNLINDSNEIPQEKLNHIFDRFYRVDEVRNSEDLHYGIGLSIAKAIIEKHGGNIEVLTKNGKFKLIIKFFINN
- the mgtA gene encoding magnesium-translocating P-type ATPase, which codes for MKEFWSYDLDDILKRLKTNKSGLSSKEAEERIDKYGQNIFDEKKSSSKLGIFINQFKSPIIMILIFAAILSMFLKDYSDGIIILIIIMISAFLSYSHESKANNAVKKLLSSVSVKSSVLRDGNFEEIDNAMLTIGDIINIKTGDMIPADCLLIEENSLSMDESSLTGETFPVEKIIQKLPCNTGLSDRKNSLWMGTHVISGSGMAVIVNLAKDSEFGKITLSLNKKDSDTDFEKGIRDFGNLILHVTTLLIGIIFLFNIILNKSFLESFMFALALSVGLTPQMLPAIISVNLSQGAKRMSEQGVIVKKLNAIENFGSMTVMCSDKTGTITQGRVNLDSALDCNGEKSDNVSKLASINSYFQEGYTNPIDQSILEANKNDFSKYEKIFEIPYSFESKLLSVIVKTELDFDGRNIMVTKGALTSILNICKTYEKSDKSSGDIEEVRTHILDLFDKYSSQGYRILGLAYKFIEDDIETKNQRAEDMVFVGLLLFMDPLKDDIKDVVAEMNRLGVSLKMITGDNSLIAKNIGSQIGLNPEKILLGEELDSYSISQLNKKVLDIDIFAEISPNQKEKIIMAYKQAGEIVGYMGDGINDSPAIKQADVGVSVNTAADTAKDAASIVLLQNSLKVLVSGISEGRRTFINTLKYIFVATSANFGNMFSMAGASLFLSFLPLLPKQILLTNLLTDFPSLQIASDSVDEDWLKSPVKWDTKFIKKFMILFGIISSVFDYITFALLLFIFKADERLFHTGWLLESIISAMVVMLIVRTARPVFASKPSNKLLIAIMGVAVVLFVIVYSPISSYLGLIALPIKVLISLLGVSLLYALTAEILKKFFYKYNSFSRK